In Porphyromonas cangingivalis, a genomic segment contains:
- a CDS encoding IS5 family transposase — translation MFVVLGKDTIIEEIILHLPKRKRGFRPKSPINEIINCILYKLKTGVQWALLPMEQLFSEVVPSYKTVFGHYRKWCKEGAWQTCWVKNKSKIDCSSCDFDGSQTPAKKGGEEVGYQARKKAKTTNSLYLSDRQGLMLAMSQPISGEHHDLYNIKTHFQEITSVLKKAEISTKGLFVNFDAGFDSENLRKITASEGIIANICENKRNQKSPSETEHYFDKKLYRERYTIERSNAWMDSFRSVLNRFDTTVSSWIGFNYLAFIVLGLRKFKQKRKSR, via the coding sequence TTGTTTGTAGTACTGGGCAAAGATACGATAATAGAAGAAATTATCCTACATTTACCTAAAAGAAAAAGAGGATTTAGACCAAAATCGCCTATTAATGAGATAATTAACTGTATTTTATACAAATTGAAAACAGGTGTTCAATGGGCACTTTTACCAATGGAACAATTGTTTTCAGAGGTAGTTCCGAGCTATAAAACCGTGTTTGGGCATTACCGGAAATGGTGTAAAGAAGGTGCTTGGCAGACTTGTTGGGTGAAAAACAAATCGAAAATAGATTGTTCAAGTTGCGATTTTGACGGTAGCCAAACACCCGCAAAAAAAGGCGGCGAAGAAGTCGGTTATCAAGCTCGTAAAAAAGCAAAAACAACCAACAGTTTGTACCTGTCCGACAGGCAAGGTTTGATGTTAGCAATGTCTCAGCCTATATCCGGAGAACATCACGACTTATATAATATAAAGACTCATTTTCAAGAAATTACATCCGTTTTGAAAAAAGCTGAAATCTCCACAAAAGGTTTATTTGTGAATTTTGATGCAGGTTTTGACAGTGAAAATCTTCGGAAAATAACCGCCTCAGAAGGTATCATAGCCAATATTTGTGAAAACAAAAGAAACCAAAAATCCCCCTCTGAAACGGAACATTATTTCGATAAAAAACTCTACAGAGAGCGTTACACCATTGAAAGAAGCAACGCTTGGATGGATAGTTTTCGTTCGGTTTTAAATCGTTTTGATACTACCGTAAGTAGTTGGATAGGTTTTAATTACCTTGCCTTTATCGTCTTAGGACTCAGAAAATTTAAACAAAAGAGAAAGTCGAGATGA
- a CDS encoding type II CAAX prenyl endopeptidase Rce1 family protein — MIEFFRYISNPVYYGEKKNWGIIKKISYCIGLLLFSLLFFIAMKVVLNLGVRIFVSLPKNEAAHSFFENHSFLYILLIGAFWGPILEEIAFRGILIFNRWIFIPIIVLSFYILNIILGIRNMNFNDMLFIRIMIPIGVGLVAFLVIQKYYKNILNFYEKNFKYIFYLSAFSFGLVHFLNYSLEGKGLLLIPLIVLPQIIGGFFFGYIRMNFGIIYSILTHSINNAIALILSLKLIT, encoded by the coding sequence ATGATTGAGTTTTTCAGATATATTTCTAATCCTGTTTATTACGGAGAGAAAAAAAATTGGGGTATTATTAAAAAGATAAGCTATTGTATAGGGCTGTTATTATTTTCGTTATTATTTTTTATAGCAATGAAAGTAGTTTTGAATTTAGGAGTAAGGATTTTCGTTTCCTTACCCAAAAATGAAGCTGCTCACTCATTTTTTGAAAACCATTCTTTTTTGTACATACTTCTTATAGGAGCTTTTTGGGGTCCTATACTTGAAGAAATTGCTTTCAGAGGAATTTTAATTTTTAATCGCTGGATATTTATTCCCATTATCGTATTATCTTTTTATATTTTGAATATAATTTTAGGGATAAGAAATATGAATTTCAATGATATGTTATTCATCCGAATTATGATTCCTATCGGGGTAGGGTTGGTGGCTTTCTTGGTAATCCAAAAATATTATAAAAACATACTGAATTTTTACGAAAAAAATTTTAAATACATTTTCTATTTGAGTGCATTTAGCTTTGGACTTGTACACTTTCTAAATTATTCATTGGAAGGAAAAGGTTTACTTTTAATCCCTTTAATTGTCTTACCGCAAATCATAGGAGGTTTTTTTTTCGGATATATACGGATGAATTTTGGAATTATATATAGCATTTTAACTCATAGTATCAATAATGCAATAGCGCTGATTTTGAGCTTAAAGCTGATAACCTAA
- the ileS gene encoding isoleucine--tRNA ligase, producing MADKYKEYNHLNLSEVNKEMLKIWDEEQVFGQSLKIREDAPKFIFYEGPPSANGMPGIHHVIARTLKDIFCRYKTMKGFMVDRKAGWDTHGLPVELGVEKKLGITKADIGTKITVAEYNAACKEEVMKYTNEWQSLTNKMGYWVDMDHPYITYDNRYIETLWYLLKQLYKKGLLYKGYTIQPYSPAAGTGLSSHELNQPGCYRDVKDTTCTAQFEVVSPKEEMKGHGDVFFLAWTTTPWTLPSNTALCVGPNISYVAIRTFNPYTNLPMTAVMAKDLMPSYFPAAGAELPLSDYKAGDKVIPYEIIAEYKGTDLVGMEYKQLIPWVNPGEGAFRVISGDFVTTEDGTGIVHIAPTFGADDDKVAKANGVPPLMMKDKEGKDRPMVDLSGKYYRIEDLDEAWAKKFVNIPLYDIYAGRYVKNAYDDTLTEADASLDVDISVMLKQQNQVFRIEKQVHNYPHCWRTDKPILYYPLDSWFIRSTAVRERMMELNETICWKPQSTGTGRFGKWLENLQDWNLSRSRYWGTPLPIWRTEDGSEEICIGSVKELYEEIEKSVAAGVMTVNPIKNFVVGEYTDANYDRIDLHRPYVDEIVLVSPSGKPMNRETDLIDVWFDSGAMPYAQVHYPFEHGAEIETGKIFPADFIAEGVDQTRGWFFTLHALGTMLFDSVAFRTVISNGLVLDKNGNKMSKRLGNGVDPFETIEKNGSDPLRWYMITNASPWDNLKFDPEGVEEVSRKFFGTLYNTYSFFALYANIDGFDHSVPMLANEDRPELDRWILSMLNSLIREVDKDLDDYEPTRAARAISDFVNDHLSNWYVRLSRKRFWGGGMSEDKLSAYQTLHTCLTVVSRLIAPFAPFYADRLYRDLGRIDEKHDKSVHLADFPVCDESIINKKLEEEMRYAQTISSMVLALRRKVNIKVRQPLTKILVLTSDAQQMKAIDNVKDIIINEVNIKQLTFADNASGIVVKRVKPNFKALGPKFGKAMKSAAAYLTELAQEDILAFERNGVITYEGQEISVADVEIISEDIPGWLVQNEGSLTVALDVTITDELRNEGIARELVNRIQNIRKAKKFNVSDKVNVRILSHPEVDDAVTEFKDYISNQVQAVSIAIVSDIDNAEVLDMDGLDVKVTVEKA from the coding sequence ATGGCAGACAAATACAAAGAGTACAACCACTTGAATCTCTCGGAGGTCAACAAGGAGATGTTGAAAATCTGGGACGAGGAACAAGTCTTCGGGCAGTCGCTAAAGATACGTGAAGATGCACCTAAGTTCATATTTTATGAAGGACCTCCTTCGGCAAACGGTATGCCGGGTATTCATCACGTGATTGCTCGGACACTCAAGGATATATTCTGCCGTTACAAGACGATGAAGGGCTTCATGGTCGACCGTAAAGCAGGGTGGGATACCCACGGTCTGCCGGTAGAGCTGGGTGTGGAGAAGAAGCTCGGCATCACCAAGGCCGACATCGGCACGAAGATCACCGTGGCGGAGTACAACGCTGCGTGCAAGGAGGAGGTGATGAAGTACACCAACGAGTGGCAGAGCTTGACCAACAAGATGGGCTACTGGGTCGATATGGATCACCCCTACATCACTTATGACAACAGATACATCGAGACCCTTTGGTACTTGCTCAAGCAGTTGTACAAGAAGGGGCTTCTATACAAGGGGTACACGATACAGCCATATTCGCCTGCTGCGGGTACGGGGCTTAGTTCGCACGAGCTGAATCAGCCGGGCTGTTATCGAGACGTCAAGGATACGACTTGTACGGCACAGTTCGAGGTCGTCAGCCCGAAGGAAGAGATGAAAGGACATGGCGATGTCTTCTTCCTCGCTTGGACGACAACACCTTGGACATTGCCTTCGAATACTGCGCTCTGCGTAGGCCCGAACATCTCTTATGTGGCCATACGTACCTTCAACCCCTACACCAATCTCCCCATGACAGCCGTCATGGCTAAGGATCTCATGCCTTCGTACTTCCCTGCTGCGGGTGCGGAACTTCCACTGTCGGATTACAAGGCCGGTGACAAGGTCATCCCATACGAGATCATTGCCGAATACAAGGGTACCGATCTTGTAGGTATGGAGTACAAGCAGCTCATCCCTTGGGTCAATCCGGGCGAGGGGGCGTTCAGAGTGATCTCGGGCGACTTCGTCACCACAGAGGATGGTACGGGTATCGTACACATCGCTCCTACCTTCGGTGCGGATGACGACAAGGTGGCTAAGGCCAATGGTGTGCCTCCTCTCATGATGAAGGACAAGGAGGGCAAGGATCGTCCGATGGTAGACCTTTCGGGCAAGTATTACAGGATCGAAGATCTTGATGAGGCATGGGCAAAGAAGTTTGTCAACATCCCTCTCTACGACATATATGCGGGTCGATACGTCAAGAATGCGTATGATGACACCCTTACAGAGGCTGATGCAAGCCTCGATGTGGACATCAGCGTGATGCTCAAACAGCAAAATCAGGTCTTCCGCATCGAGAAGCAGGTACACAACTATCCTCATTGCTGGCGTACGGACAAGCCTATCTTGTACTATCCGTTGGACAGCTGGTTCATCCGTTCGACCGCTGTGCGTGAGCGCATGATGGAGCTCAACGAAACCATCTGTTGGAAGCCCCAGTCAACAGGTACAGGACGCTTCGGCAAGTGGCTCGAAAACCTCCAGGACTGGAACCTCTCCCGATCTCGCTACTGGGGGACGCCTCTCCCTATCTGGCGTACCGAGGATGGTAGTGAGGAGATATGTATCGGTTCGGTCAAGGAGCTCTACGAGGAGATCGAGAAGTCTGTCGCTGCGGGCGTGATGACTGTCAACCCGATCAAAAACTTTGTGGTGGGTGAGTACACCGATGCCAACTATGACCGTATAGACTTGCACCGCCCTTATGTGGATGAGATCGTCCTTGTGAGTCCGTCGGGTAAGCCTATGAACCGTGAGACGGACCTCATCGATGTGTGGTTCGACTCGGGTGCGATGCCTTATGCTCAGGTACATTATCCGTTTGAACATGGCGCAGAGATAGAGACCGGAAAGATATTCCCTGCGGACTTCATCGCAGAGGGTGTCGACCAGACCCGTGGATGGTTCTTCACGCTCCATGCGTTGGGTACTATGCTCTTCGACAGCGTGGCGTTCCGCACGGTGATCTCCAATGGCCTCGTCCTCGACAAGAATGGCAACAAGATGTCCAAGCGTCTCGGCAACGGTGTCGATCCGTTCGAGACGATAGAGAAGAATGGTTCGGATCCTCTTCGCTGGTACATGATCACAAATGCTTCGCCTTGGGACAACCTCAAGTTTGACCCGGAGGGCGTGGAGGAGGTCTCTCGTAAGTTCTTCGGCACATTGTACAACACATACTCCTTCTTCGCTCTTTATGCGAACATCGACGGCTTCGATCACTCCGTGCCTATGCTGGCCAACGAAGATCGTCCCGAGCTCGACAGATGGATCCTCTCCATGCTCAACAGTCTCATCAGAGAGGTCGACAAGGATCTCGACGACTATGAGCCTACACGTGCTGCGAGAGCGATCTCGGACTTCGTCAACGATCACTTGAGCAACTGGTACGTGAGACTCAGCCGTAAGAGATTCTGGGGCGGAGGCATGAGCGAAGATAAGTTGTCGGCTTATCAGACCCTTCATACCTGTCTCACAGTGGTGTCTCGACTGATCGCTCCATTTGCGCCGTTCTATGCCGATCGTCTGTACAGAGATCTTGGTCGCATCGACGAGAAGCACGACAAGTCGGTGCACCTTGCGGACTTCCCGGTCTGTGACGAGAGCATCATCAACAAAAAACTCGAAGAGGAGATGCGCTATGCACAGACCATCTCTTCGATGGTGCTTGCCCTCAGACGTAAGGTGAACATCAAGGTGCGTCAGCCTCTGACAAAGATCCTCGTCCTTACTTCGGATGCTCAGCAGATGAAGGCGATAGACAATGTCAAGGATATCATCATCAATGAGGTGAACATCAAGCAGCTCACTTTTGCAGACAATGCTTCGGGCATCGTCGTCAAGCGTGTGAAGCCCAACTTCAAAGCTCTCGGCCCTAAGTTTGGCAAGGCGATGAAGAGTGCTGCGGCTTATCTCACAGAGCTTGCACAGGAGGACATCCTTGCTTTCGAACGCAATGGTGTCATCACTTATGAAGGTCAGGAGATCTCTGTCGCCGATGTAGAGATCATCTCTGAAGATATCCCGGGCTGGCTCGTGCAGAATGAGGGCTCACTCACCGTGGCACTTGATGTCACCATCACTGACGAACTTCGCAACGAGGGTATCGCTCGTGAGTTGGTCAACAGAATACAGAACATCCGTAAGGCAAAGAAATTCAATGTCTCGGATAAGGTAAATGTCCGGATACTCTCGCATCCTGAGGTCGATGATGCGGTGACAGAGTTCAAGGACTATATATCCAATCAGGTGCAAGCCGTCAGCATCGCCATCGTCTCCGATATTGACAATGCGGAGGTGCTGGATATGGACGGTTTGGATGTGAAGGTGACGGTGGAGAAGGCTTGA